The genomic region CCGCCCTTCATGGGGCCCCGGCTGTTGTCGTGCTGAATCCGGTAGCCGAGGAACGTGCGTATCTCCCCCGAGTCCATCTCGATGGAGACCTGCACCTTCACCTCGCGCAGCGGCGTGGCGAGCAGCGTCTCGATGGGGGTGCCCACGTCCATGATCCGCGCGGCCTTGCGGAAGAAGTAGTTGGTGCCCTCGACGGCGCTCATGACTCGGAATGCTCCTGAAGGCGCGAAGGGCCGCGACGGGCCCTCAGCGTGCGAGAGACGTTAACAGAAGGGGTGCGCTACCATAGGAAACAGCCATGTCTCCCGGTCCGTCAGACGCTTCTTCCTCGAACGGACACCTGCAGGGGCTGGCCAGACGCATCCGCGCGCTGCGGGAGCGGCGAGGCCTCACCCAGGAGGACTTCGCCGCCCGGTGCGGCATCTCCGTCTCCTTCGCGTCCCTGCTGGAGCGCGGCGAGCGCAGCCCCAGCTACGAGACGCTCCTCCAGGTGGCCTCCGCGCTGGGGCTTCCCCTGTGGGAGTTGCTGAGGCTGGACGACCCGCAGGACGCCGGTGTGTACCGGCTGGAGTCCTTCGTCCGGGCCCGCCGCCTGTCGCGCGCGGACCTGGACCGGCTGCTGGCGGTGGCGGAGGTGATGTTCAGCGAGGCCTCCCCGTCCGGAGAGGAGGAGGCCCGGCCCGCGCCCGCCCCGTGTGGCGAGCCCGGGTGTGTCCGGCCGGTGCTCGCCCGGGGCCTGTGCACCGCCCACTACCATCGGGAGCGGCGCAGGAAGGTGGCCGGAGCGGGCACCGGCTCCGGAGCCTGACGGCTACTTCTTCTTCGCCCGCTCCACCTTCAGCGTCCGGTCGCCGTGCTGCTTGCCGTGGGTGGTCTCGAAGCCGGCCACGTCCTCGTCGGCGACGAAGACGTACGCATAGGTGGGGCGCAGGTCCATGCGCACCACCTTGCCGGCGGGGGCGCCCGCGGCCTCCAGCGCGGCGGTGACACCCGCCTCGTCCAGCCCGTCCTGACGGCCCAGGCCCACCCAGAGGCGCGTCTGGCCCGGCACGTCCGGCGGGGCCTCGCTCCTCGGGCGGCGCTCCTCGCGGGCTCCGCGCGGGCGATGGCGCTCCACCTTCAGCGCCTTCTCGCCGTGCGGCTTGCCGTTGAGGGCCTCGAAGGCCGGGGCGTCCGCCTCGGCCACGTAGGCGTACCCGTACGTGGGCCGCAGCACCACCTTCAGCACCTTGCCAGCGGGGGCGCCCAGGGCCTCCAGCGCGGCGGGCAGCTTCGCCTCGTCCATGCCGTCATCCATGCCCAGGTTGGTCCACAGCTTCGCCTCGCCGGGGCCCGCGTCCGGGGACGGGGGCGGGCGGGGCGTGGCCTCGCGCTCGGTGCGCGGCTTGCTCCGCTCCACGCGCAGCGTCTTGGTGCCCTGCTGCTTGCCGTTGAGGGCCTCGAAGCCCGCGACGTCGTCCTCCGCGACGAAGACGTACGCGAAGGTGGGGCGCAATTCCGCGCGCACCATCTTCCCCAGCGGGGCGCCCGCGTCCTCCAGCGCCGTGGCGATGCTGCCCGGCCCCAGGCCGTCCGCCGTGCCCAGGTTGACCCACAGCTTCACCTCGCCGGGGCCCGCCTCCAGCGCCGCCGCGCCACGGGCACCCTCGCCGCGCTCGCGCCGGGGCTCGTCGCGCCGGGGCCGCCGCTCGCGGTCCGGGGACTCCACCCGCTCCGGCCGCTCCGTGCGCTCGGGCCGCTCGGCGCGAACCGCCGGCCGCTCCCGGCGCTCCTCGCGGTCTCCACGCTCGCGCCGCTCGCCGCCGCGCTCGCGCTTGTCGCCACGCTCCCCGCGGCGCCCGCTGTCCCGGGGCTCGAACTTGCGCTCCTGCGGAGGCTCGCGCCCCTCGGCCGCGTACATCGCCGCCGCCTTCTCCATGCGCAGGTGGCTGAAGAAGTACTTCAGCAGGAAGGCGATGAGGTCGTCCGCATCCGGCCGCGTCTTGAGCTGCGCGGCCAGGGGTAGGAAGCCCTCGGAGATGGCGGAGCCGGCCGCCTCGTGGATTTCGCGCACGTGGCGCTCCACCCACAGCCGCATGGCCTCCTCGGGCGCCGGCATCTCGCGCATCTCGAACTTGATGCCGAACTTCTTCTCCAGCGTGGTGAACGTGGCCAGCTCACGCCCGGAGAAGAGGTTGATGGCGGTGCCCTTGTTGCCGATGCGGCCGGTGCGGCCCACGCGGTGCAGGTACACCGCCGCGTCCTCCGGCAGCGAGTAGTTGATGACGTACTCCAGGCCGGAGATGTCGATGCCGCGCGCCGCGATGTCCGTGGCCACCATGAAGGCCACCTCGCCGCGCTTCACCTTGCCCATCACCCGCTCGCGCTCCTTCTGCGGCAGGTCCCCGTTGAGCAGCTCCGCGTCGAAGCCGTTGCGGTTGAGCACCGCCGTCACCAGCGCCGTGTCGTCGCGGGTGTTGCAGAAGATGATGGCGTTCTGCGGCTCTTCCTTCTCCAGCACGTAGATGAGGTGGCGCGGCTTGGGGAGCGCGTCCGACACGTCGTAGCGGATGTGGTGGATGTGCTCCACCGTGAAGACGTCGCCGGACAGCAGCAGCGTCTCCGCGTTCGTCGTGTAGCGGGCGATGAGGTTCTGGATGTCGGTGGGGACGGTGGCGCTGAACAGCAGCACCTGCCGGTTCTTCGGAAGGCGGTCGAGGATGCGGGTGACTTCCTCGTAGAAGCCCTGGTTGAGCATCTCGTCGGCTTCGTCGAGGACGGCGTGGTCACACCCGTCCAGCTTCAGGTTGCCGCGGTTGATGTGGTCGAAGACGCGGCCCGGGGTGCCGACGATGATGGGGGTGCCTTCCTCGAGCGCGTCCTCCTGCTGCTTCATGGAGGCGCCGCCGTAGATGGCCGCCACCTTCACGCCCTTGTACTTCGCGAGCGACCTCAGCTCGTCCGCCACCTGGAGCGCCAGCTCGCGGGTGGGGCAGAGGATGAGGGCGCGCACGCGCTTCTCGTCGGCGGGAATCTTCTCCAGCAGGGGCAGGCCGAAGGCGGCCGTCTTTCCGGTGCCCGTCTTGCTACGGACAATCAGGTCCCGGCCTTCCATGGCCGGGCGGAAGGCGCGGGCCTGGACGGGGGTGGGGTGGGTGTAGCCGACCTCTGCCAGCGCGCGGCGGAGAGGCTCGGACAGGTTCATTTCGTCGAAGCCGATGTCCGCGACGTATTCGTCGGGACGCGTGGGGGCTTCGTCAGGCGCCGGGCTTCCCGGCGTGGGCTCTTGGTTGTCGCTCATCAGGCATGGGCATAGCCCCTGCATTACCCTCTGGCAACAATCGCTGCACTTTGCTGTATGGAGCGCCCATGGCGAATGGGAGGAAGAGAACCAAAGGGGCGACCCCCCGCCCTCGCGCGAAACGGCCGGCCACGGGCGAGGTGGTGGACGCGGAAATCGTGGATGCCCAGGCCGAGGGGGCCGAGGCCGAGCCTCAGGTGGACCCGGACACCCTGGAGCCGGACCCCGCGGAATTGGCCGAGGTGGAGCCCGAGGCGGACCTGAGCGCCCCCGTCGTCCCCACGAGGGCCCTGGCCCGGGTGGGCGAGTCCGCGCTGGCCACGAAGGACCCCCTCCAGGCCTACATGGCGGAAGTCCAGCGCCATCCCCTGCTGACCCGGGAGGAGGAGCTCCAACTCGCCCGGAAGTACCGGGACACGGCGGACGTGGGGGCGGCCTACCGGCTGGTCGCCTCCAACCTGCGCCTGGTCGTCAAGCTGGCCCACGAATACCACCGCAACCCGCTTTCCCTGCTGGACCTGGTGCAGGAGGGCAACATCGGGTTGATGCAGGCGGTGAAGAAGTACGACCCGGAGCGGGGCGTGAAGCTCAGCAGCTACGCCGCCTGGTGGATTCGCGCCTACATCCTCCGCTACATCATGGACAACTGGAAGATGGTGAAGCTGGGGACCACCGAGGCCCAGCGGAAGCTCTTCTTCAAGCTTCGCCAGGAGCAGGAGAAGCTCATCTCCCAGGGCTTCGAGGCCAGCCCCAAGCTGCTGGCGGAGCGGCTCAACGTCAGTGAGCAGGACGTGGTGGAGATGGACCAGCGGCTGGGGCACGACGAGATGTCCATCGACGCGCCCCTGCGCGGGGACGAGGACTCCGGCGCGACGCGCGCGGACCGGTACCTGCCCTCGAACGCCATGCCCGCCGACGAGCGGCTGGGCGCCGAGCAGCTCAAGGCCCTCTTCCGCGACAAGCTGGCCGAGTTCTCCCGGACGCTGGAGGGCAAGGAGCGCTACATCTTCGAGAACCGGCTCACCTCCGACGAGCCCCTCACGCTCCAGGACATCGGCGACAAGTACGGCGTCAGCCGCGAGCGCGCCCGGCAGATTGAGGCGGCCCTCATCAACCGGATGCGCGAGTTCATGCGCGAGCACATCCCCGACTTCGACCTGGTCGCGACACCGAAGGCCTGAGGCCCGCAAGGGGCTCGGCCGTCCGGCGGCCGGGAGCCGACAGTCCGGGAAGCCCCCGGGGTACATGGCCGGGCGGTGGCGATATGCTGACTGCCCGGCAACGTTCCTCCCGGACCCAGGGGGCTCTCATGCATCGCATCACCCACGCCGCGGGCGTGTGTCTCGCCATCGCCACGCTGCTGGCGCTCACCGGCTGTTCCGGCACGCTCCGTCAGAACTACGTGCGAGACCAGTCGGCCCACCACGTCTACCGCAAGCAGTTGGTGGAAATCTGGCCCGTGGTGCAGTCGGTGCTCAAGGAGAAGGGCTACTCGTGGCGGGAGAACCCGGGCCGCTTCGTGCTGGAGACGGAGTGGCGGGACTCGGGTGGCGGCACCCTGGGCCCCACCACCTCCTCGCGCTTCCTCGTGGAGGGCGTGCGCGTGGCCAGCGGGGGCGTGGCCCTGCGGGTGACGCGGCTGGACCGCACCTCCCAGTCCGTGGGCTCCAGCTACGTGGACGGCGTGGTGACGACGCGCTCGGAGCGCGCCGCCGCCATCAACACCAACAGCAGCGGCAGCAGCGGCTCGCTGCCCGCCGAGCAGCGCTTCGCCCGGGACCTGGAGCTGGAGCTGGAGCTGCTCCGGCACCTGGACCCGGAGGCGGCGGCGAAGCTGGAGGCGGACGCGAAGCGCGCCCACCCCTGAGCTATTTCCAGGGGCGGGAGATGACGCAGGCGTTGATGCCGCCCACGCCCATGGACAGCTTGCCCGCGCAGCCAGCGGGCGCGTCCACCGCCTCGTCGAAGACGAAGCGGCTGTGCACGCGCGAAATCTGCTTGTTCAGCTCGGCCTGCTTCAGCGGCGTGGAGAACACCTTGCCCTGGCCGTAGCCGAGGTACTGGGCCGTCAGCTCCCAGCCCCCGCCCGCGGACATGCCGTGGCCGAAGGTGCCCTTGCGCGCCGTAATCAGCACCGACTCGGGCATCACGTCCCGCAGGTTCTGCACTTCCAGGAAGTCGCCCGGGGTGGCGGTGGCGTGCAAATCCCAGCTCCCCACGTCCGCGGGGGTGACGCCAGCCTCGGCCAGCGCCTCGCGGATGGCCAGCGTGGGGCCTTCCTTGGACGGGGTGATGATGTGGTCCGCGTCGGCGGTGACGCCCACGGCCACCGGCTCCATGCCCAGCGGCTTGAAGCCCTTCGCCGTGAAGTGCTCCAGGTCACCCAGCACCCACACCACCGAGCCACCGGCGATGTGCGTGCCCCGCAGCGCGGTGAGGGGCTTGGAGAGGGCGGCGTCCGCGGAGATGACGCGGGCGTTGTAGAAGCCGCCGACGACGAGCGGGTTGGGCGCGGCGTCAGTCATGCCCATGACGACGGCCTTCGCCTGGCCCAGCTGAATCGCGTTGATGGCCAGCCTCAGGCCGTAGCCGAAGGACGAGCACGCGGCCACCGGGGCGAATGCCATGCCGGTGATGCGCCCCAGCATCGAAATCTGCGAGGCCGGCGTGTTGTGGATGTTCCACAGCACGTTGGAGGACACCGAGTTCCACGGCGGCTCCGGCGACATCCACTTCTTCTGGAGGCGCGCGTTGCGGGTGCGCTTCTCCTTGATGACGGCCAGCTTGGCGGACTCGATGTCGCCCTCGTCGGGCACGCCGAGGGCTTCAATCTCGCGCAGCTCGGACAGGTACTCGCGCAGCTCCGTGGAGCGGCCGGCCCAGTAGTGCCACCACGCGTCCTCGGCCTCTTCGCGCGTGGCCTCGTCCACGGTGGACGGCTCCGGAGGCAGGCCCGGCAGCGGCTCGCGCGTCTCCATCCACTGGCGCAGCACGGCGTTGCGCGCCGGGGTCGCCCAGAAGCGGTCCCACCGACGCTGGGCGCGGTACAAGTCGAGGGAGATGTTCTGGATGGTGGGCAGGTCGCCCAGGCCGGTGCCCACGTAGACGTGGGCGCGGGAGCCCAGCGCCTGCAGCTCCTGCTCCAGCCCGGGGTTCTGCGCGAGCGACTGGATGAAGGCGCCGATGGCGAACTGCGTCGGCTGGCCCATCTTCCGCTCCAGCTGCGAGAAGCGGCTGCCGGGGAAGCGCGCGTCAATCCACGGCTTGTAGTCGGCCAGCTCGAACTCCGGCATGCCGACGAGGAAGTTGTCCGGCCCGAAGCCGTTGAAGGGGGACAGCCAGCTCTCGGAGGACGACAGATTCTTCTCGAAAGCTTCGATGTTCCTGGACCGGGGGGCAACGACGCCCCAGCCAAAGATTCCGACTCTGCGCACGTGAGGCTTTCCTTCGCCGCTAGGGGGAGAGCGGCTCGATTTTCAGATTGTCGAAGTGCACGCGGGTCTTCCAACCGGAGAACCCGAAGAACTGGTTGCGCGGGCCCTGCAGGGGGGCCGGGTCCTGGAGGTTGAGGAAGGGCTGGCCGTCCAGCTCCCACGCCAGGTTGCCGCCGCGGCGGGTAATCTTGATGTGGTGGCGCTTGCCGGGCACCACGGCGGCGCCGTCGCGCACCGCGCGGTCATTGGTGTGCTCGTGCTGGCGGGCGATGGCGGACTGCGTGTTGCGCCAGCCGCCGAAGATGAAGACGTAGCCGGTGGCGGTGTACTGCAGCCGCAAGTCACCCGCGTAGAAGGAGCGGCCGTCGCCCCAGGCCTCCACCTTGATGTCGCCCTCGGGGTTCTCCGTCCAGGCGTCGAACTCAATGGTGGCGTTGGCGGGGATGGGCTGCTTCAGCCAGACGGGGCGGTTGTGGACCAGCTCCACCACCAGCGCGCCGTCCTGCAGCTTCACCGCAGAGGGGTTGGTGACGTTCCACGCGTCGCCCAGCGTGGCGCGGTTGAAGTCGTCCGCATAGGGGCCGGGCGGCGGCAGCGGGGCGGCCGCGGCGGGCGCGGTGGCGGGCAGCCGGTCCGGCGTGTCCACGCGCAGGTTGTCGAAGAAGAGCTGGGACTCGTTGCCGGACAGGCCGAGCCTGTCGTTGCCCGGGCCCTTGAGGGGGAGCGGGTCGTCCAGCTCCAGCATCAGCTCGCCGTCGATGGACCAGCGCAGCTTCTGGCCGCGGCGCTCGATTCGCCAGTGGTACGTGCGGCCCGCCTGCACCGGGGTGCCGCGCGCTTCCACGCGCACCTGGGTGTCCTGCTTGTAGACGCCGGAGCCCACCAGGTCCACGTTCGCCTCACCGCCCGCGCGGGCGGCGCGGCGCCGGAGCGCGTCCATGTTGGGGGCGCCCAAATCCTTGCGGGCGATGACGGACAGGGAGTTGTTCCACCCGCCCTGCACCAGGACGTAGCCCGAGGACGGGTCCACGCCGTTGCCGAAAATCTCGACCCGGATGTCCCCCTCGGGGAACTCGGAGCGGACATCCAGCTCCACGGCCACGTCGTCCGGCAGCGGCGCCTGGAGCCAGAGGGGGTTGTTCTTCACGCCGGGGCCGAGCAGCTCGCCATTCACGGTGCGCCAGAGGCCGCCGGTGGCGAAGAAGTCGCGCTTCACCACGGCCGGGTCCGAGAAGTCCTGGGCGTAGGGCACCGCCGCCGTCACGTCGGACTGGCCGCGGACGAGGGCGTAGTGGATGAGCGGGAACTGGATGAGGAGGATGAGGCCGGCGAGCACGGCCCAACCCCGCCGGGACAGCCCCTGGGGCTTCACCCACGCGTCGGAGGGCGCGGGGGCTTCCTGCCGGGGAGCGGGCTCCGTGGGGGCTTCCTGCTGCTTCTCCTTGCGCCTGGCCTGGCCCATCAGTCCTTACGGGGGGGAATCCTGGGGGAAAGGCGGCGGAATGTACGCGCCGGGGCGGTGGACGTAAAGCGCGCCGGAGGCGGGCTACTTGACCCCCCAGCGCTTCTCGAGCGCCTGCTGCTCCGCCTGGCGCTGCTTCAGCCGTTCCCGCTCGGCGCGCTGCTTGTCCGCATCCTCGGGAGAGGGGCGGACGGCGAGCTGGTACACCGCGCCCGCCACCGCGAAGAGGGCCGCCGCGACGATGACGCCCCAGGGCCGGCTGGCCACCGCCGCCACCAGGCCGCCGAACTGGTGCATCGCCGCGAGCGCGCCGATGACGAGCACCCACGCACCCACCGCCGACGCCACCAGCGCGCTCACCACGCGGTGGAGCAGCGCGCCCACCAGCCCGCCGATGATGAAGCCCGGCGCGAAGCCCAGCAGGAAGTCCTGGGGCCCGGCAATCTGCCCGGCGACCAGGCCCAGCGGCACGCCCAGTCCCACGAAGGTGATGGCCGGGGGGAAGAGGAAGCCCATCGCCAGCAGCACCGCCGCGACGATGGTGGGCAGCCGGGGGACGACTTCCGGTATCCCCAGCTTGGTGGTGAGGATGCCCGTGCACCACAGGCCGAGCACGGCGCCGATGGGTCCCGCCAGCACGCGGAACAGCCGCCCGCCGCCCGCGAGCAGCAGCGTCACCCCGACGACACAGCAGACGATACCCGCCCACATGGGCAGCAGCCGGTAGATGGCCACCCAGCCGGAGGGGTTGAACGTCTGGTATGCCCTGAGGGCCTGGAGGAGGCCTTCCATGTGGCTCCATCTCCTTGCTTCATCTTGCTTCATTGAAGCGGCGCGCGCCCGGAACGGCCGCGCGAGCCCGCTAGCTTACGCGTACCGGGACAGTGCGAGCACCAGCAGCACGAAGAAGACGGCGGCGGCCAGCAGGGCGAAGCCGTAGAGCCGGGGGGGCGTGGAGGTGCTCCGGAGCAGGGCCTCCGCCTCCGCCCGGTCCTCCGGGGAGGGGTTGCCCGCCAGGATGCGCTCGGCGTCGCGCCGGGCCCCGGCCACGTCGCCGGCCTCCCTCCGGGCCCAGGCGGCCTTCACCTCGGCCGAGCCTGGCTCCGGGGGCGTCTGTCCGCCTTTTGCCATGAGGGCTCTCTATACCGGGGAATGCGCATACCCGTCGACGGTATATAGAAACTCCTTATGTCCGCGCGGCGATTGACCCGTCGAAACCTCCTGCTCGGCACCGCCGCGCTCGCTCCGTTGCTGTCCCGACGGGCGGACGCGTTCGGTGAGAAGAGCCGCTTCATCCCCGCTGTGGTCCGGCACGGAGGTCGCTGGGACGCGCGAGTGTCCGGGCTGCGCCGCATCGCCTGGGAGCTGCAGCGCCGCACCTCCGTGGAGGTGGTGCCGGACGCGCGCCCCTTCCTGCTCAGCTCGCCGGAGCTCTTCGAGTACCCCTTCCTCTACATGGGCAGCGATGGGAGCTTCCCCGCGCTCACCGAGGCGGAGGTCATCAACCTGCGGCGCTACCTCACCTACGGCGGCTTCCTGCTGGCGGACGCCAATGACGGCAGCGACGGGGACGGCTTCGACGCGTCCTTCCGCCGGGAAATCGCGCGGGTGCTGCCGCAGAACCCGCTGACCGAGGTGCCCTCCACCCACGTGGTGTTCAAGTCCTTCTTCATGCTGGACGCGGCGCCGGGGCGGCTGCTCAACAAGCCCCAGTTGATGGCGTCCATGCTGGGCAAGCGCGCCGCGGTGCTGTACTCGCAGAACGACCTGGCCGGGGCCTGGAGCCGCAGCGAGGCCGGCGACTACGAGTTCGACGTGTCCCCCGGCGGCGAGCCCCAGCGCGAGCTGGCCGTTCGCCTGGGCATCAACATCTGCATGTATGCCCTCTGCCTCGACTACAAGGATGACGCCGTCCACCTGCAGCTCATCCTCAACAAGCGGCGCTGAAGCACCGGCCTGACGCCGAAAGCCTGGATGAACTCCCCCACCTTCAACGCCTGGAAGCTCGTCAGCCTCTCCCCGCTGCCGCCGTGGGCGCTGGTGCTGCTCGCCCTCGGACTGGTGCTGGGCGTGGCGCTGGCCGCCTGGGGCGTGCGCCGCGAGCCCTCGCGCTACCGCCGTGTCCTCCTCTGGGTCCTCCGGGTGGGCGCGGGCGTGGCCGCGCTCTTCTTCCTCCTGGAGCCCGGCATCCGTCACCTGCAGGTGGCGCGGATGAAGAACCGCGTCGCCGTGCTGGTGGACCGCTCCGCCTCCATGAGCTTCCCCTCCGAGCCCGGCGGCCCCACGCGCACCGCGCAGGTGGCCTCCTTCCTGGAGAAGGCCGCGCCGCAACTGGCCGCCCTGCAGGACCGCTTCACGGTGGAGCTGTACGGCTTCGACCCGGAGTTGGCGCCGGTGACGGCCGCGTCGCTGGCGAAGGAGCCGGCGCGCGCGGGCACCACGGACCTGCTCGCCGCGGTGCGCTCGGCGGCGGGGGAGGGGCAGGGCGCCCGCAAGCTGTCGGGCATGCTGCTGTTCAGCGACGGCGCGGACAACACCGAGCTGAAGTCGGGCGTGGTGGGTCGGGCGCGCGCGGCGCTGGCGGACCTGAATGTGCCCGTCTCCACCTTCACCGTGGGCCAGGAGTCGCTGAAGGACCTGGCGGTGGAGGGGCTGAAGGTCGACGACTTCGCCTTCGTGCGCAACTCGCTCACCGTGGAGGTGGAGATTCACGGCCGCGGCTTCGGCGGGCGTGAGATTCCGGTGGTGCTCAGCCAGGAAGGCAAGACGGTGGCGAGCAAGACGGTGCGCCTGGAGTCCTCGGACGACGTGAAGCCGGTGGCCTTCACCTTCACGCCGGACCAGACGGGGCGCTTCGTCTACACGGTGACGGTGCCCACCTTCCCGGACGAGGCGGTGGCGGACAACAACACCCGCTCCTTCACGCTGAAGGTGATTCGGGACCGCGTGCGCGTGCTGCTGGTGGTGGGCCGGCCCTCGTGGGACGAGCGCTACCTGCGCGGGCTGCTGCGCCAGGACGCCAACGTGGACCTGGTGTCGTTCTACATCCTGCGCACGCTGTCGGACGACCCGGGCGTGGTGAACGAGCGCGAGCTGTCGCTCATCCCGTTCCCCATGGAGGAGATTTTCGACACGAAGCTGGACACCTTCGACGTCGTCATCTTCCAGAACTTCGGCCACGCGGACCCGTCGCTGTCCATCGCCGAGTACGAGCGCAACCTGGAGCGCTACATCCACAACGGCGGCGCCTTCGTGATGATTGGTGGCGACAGCGTGCTGGGCGAGGGCCGGGCGATGATGCCCACGCTGATGGAGGCGCTGCCCGTCGCCGCCGCCGGCCCCGCCAACCCGGAGCCCTTCACGGCCCGACTGACGCCGGAGGGCATGCGCCACCCGATAACGGCCATTGGCACGGGCGCGGCGAGCACGGAGTCCGCGTGGGCGGAGCTGCCGCCCATTCCGGGCGCCAACCTGACGACGGCGCGTCCCGGGGCCACGGTGCTGCTGGACCACCCGCACCTGACGGCGAACGGAAGGAATGCACCGCTGGTGGCGGTGTGGGACTACGGCCGGGGCCGCTCGCTGGTGATGGCCACGGATGCGTCCTGGTACTGGGCCTTCGCGGCGCACCGGGATGGCTCGCCCAGCCGCGCGTATGACCGCTTCTGGGGCAATGCGCTGCGGTGGCTGGTGAGGGACCCGGACCTGACGACGCTGAAGGTGACGGCGGACCCGCCGTCGGTGGAGCCGGGGCGGCCCGTGGGCGTGGTGGTGCAGGCGCGGATGGCGGACTACCAGCCGGCGCAGGACGCGCAGGTGCGGGTGGAGCTGTTCTCCGTGGCGACGCAGAAGCCGATAGCGGTGCAGACGGGCACCGCGGGAGCGGATGGCGTGGTGCGACTGGAGTTCGCGCCGCCCGCGCCCGGCCCGTACAAGCTGCTGGCCTCGGCGAAGAAGGGCGAGACGGACCTGGGCGCGGGCGAGGACGCGGTGGCGGTGCGCGCCGTGGGGCCGGAGCTTTCGGACGCCTCGGTGCGCACGGAGCTGATGGAGGACATCGCCAAGGTGACGGGCGGCAAGGCGTACAAGCTGCCCCAGGGCGGGCTGCCGGATGTGCCGCTGCTGGACCCTCCGGTGGTGGAGGTGGGCCGCGCCAAGGACCAGCCGCTGTGGGACCGCTGGTACTACCTGGTGGCGCTCATCGCGCTGCTGGGCGCGGAGTGGTTCGCACGGCGCCGCTTCGGCTACGTGTGAGCGACAGTGTCCCGGCATCGTGAAGGCCGGGCGCTGTAGTGGCGGGCCCGGGTGCGGTAGACAGGCGCGACGCCTGTTCTCACCCGGAGCTCCCGTGCGATACGCCCTCGCGCTTCTCCTCGTCGTCCTCTCGTTCACCCCCGCGCTGGCCCAGGTCCCGGAGGCT from Pyxidicoccus trucidator harbors:
- a CDS encoding helix-turn-helix domain-containing protein — protein: MSPGPSDASSSNGHLQGLARRIRALRERRGLTQEDFAARCGISVSFASLLERGERSPSYETLLQVASALGLPLWELLRLDDPQDAGVYRLESFVRARRLSRADLDRLLAVAEVMFSEASPSGEEEARPAPAPCGEPGCVRPVLARGLCTAHYHRERRRKVAGAGTGSGA
- a CDS encoding DEAD/DEAH box helicase, coding for MSDNQEPTPGSPAPDEAPTRPDEYVADIGFDEMNLSEPLRRALAEVGYTHPTPVQARAFRPAMEGRDLIVRSKTGTGKTAAFGLPLLEKIPADEKRVRALILCPTRELALQVADELRSLAKYKGVKVAAIYGGASMKQQEDALEEGTPIIVGTPGRVFDHINRGNLKLDGCDHAVLDEADEMLNQGFYEEVTRILDRLPKNRQVLLFSATVPTDIQNLIARYTTNAETLLLSGDVFTVEHIHHIRYDVSDALPKPRHLIYVLEKEEPQNAIIFCNTRDDTALVTAVLNRNGFDAELLNGDLPQKERERVMGKVKRGEVAFMVATDIAARGIDISGLEYVINYSLPEDAAVYLHRVGRTGRIGNKGTAINLFSGRELATFTTLEKKFGIKFEMREMPAPEEAMRLWVERHVREIHEAAGSAISEGFLPLAAQLKTRPDADDLIAFLLKYFFSHLRMEKAAAMYAAEGREPPQERKFEPRDSGRRGERGDKRERGGERRERGDREERRERPAVRAERPERTERPERVESPDRERRPRRDEPRRERGEGARGAAALEAGPGEVKLWVNLGTADGLGPGSIATALEDAGAPLGKMVRAELRPTFAYVFVAEDDVAGFEALNGKQQGTKTLRVERSKPRTEREATPRPPPSPDAGPGEAKLWTNLGMDDGMDEAKLPAALEALGAPAGKVLKVVLRPTYGYAYVAEADAPAFEALNGKPHGEKALKVERHRPRGAREERRPRSEAPPDVPGQTRLWVGLGRQDGLDEAGVTAALEAAGAPAGKVVRMDLRPTYAYVFVADEDVAGFETTHGKQHGDRTLKVERAKKK
- a CDS encoding RNA polymerase factor sigma-32: MANGRKRTKGATPRPRAKRPATGEVVDAEIVDAQAEGAEAEPQVDPDTLEPDPAELAEVEPEADLSAPVVPTRALARVGESALATKDPLQAYMAEVQRHPLLTREEELQLARKYRDTADVGAAYRLVASNLRLVVKLAHEYHRNPLSLLDLVQEGNIGLMQAVKKYDPERGVKLSSYAAWWIRAYILRYIMDNWKMVKLGTTEAQRKLFFKLRQEQEKLISQGFEASPKLLAERLNVSEQDVVEMDQRLGHDEMSIDAPLRGDEDSGATRADRYLPSNAMPADERLGAEQLKALFRDKLAEFSRTLEGKERYIFENRLTSDEPLTLQDIGDKYGVSRERARQIEAALINRMREFMREHIPDFDLVATPKA
- a CDS encoding beta-ketoacyl synthase N-terminal-like domain-containing protein, with the translated sequence MRRVGIFGWGVVAPRSRNIEAFEKNLSSSESWLSPFNGFGPDNFLVGMPEFELADYKPWIDARFPGSRFSQLERKMGQPTQFAIGAFIQSLAQNPGLEQELQALGSRAHVYVGTGLGDLPTIQNISLDLYRAQRRWDRFWATPARNAVLRQWMETREPLPGLPPEPSTVDEATREEAEDAWWHYWAGRSTELREYLSELREIEALGVPDEGDIESAKLAVIKEKRTRNARLQKKWMSPEPPWNSVSSNVLWNIHNTPASQISMLGRITGMAFAPVAACSSFGYGLRLAINAIQLGQAKAVVMGMTDAAPNPLVVGGFYNARVISADAALSKPLTALRGTHIAGGSVVWVLGDLEHFTAKGFKPLGMEPVAVGVTADADHIITPSKEGPTLAIREALAEAGVTPADVGSWDLHATATPGDFLEVQNLRDVMPESVLITARKGTFGHGMSAGGGWELTAQYLGYGQGKVFSTPLKQAELNKQISRVHSRFVFDEAVDAPAGCAGKLSMGVGGINACVISRPWK
- a CDS encoding molecular chaperone DnaJ, which encodes MAKGGQTPPEPGSAEVKAAWARREAGDVAGARRDAERILAGNPSPEDRAEAEALLRSTSTPPRLYGFALLAAAVFFVLLVLALSRYA
- a CDS encoding DUF4159 domain-containing protein, encoding MSARRLTRRNLLLGTAALAPLLSRRADAFGEKSRFIPAVVRHGGRWDARVSGLRRIAWELQRRTSVEVVPDARPFLLSSPELFEYPFLYMGSDGSFPALTEAEVINLRRYLTYGGFLLADANDGSDGDGFDASFRREIARVLPQNPLTEVPSTHVVFKSFFMLDAAPGRLLNKPQLMASMLGKRAAVLYSQNDLAGAWSRSEAGDYEFDVSPGGEPQRELAVRLGINICMYALCLDYKDDAVHLQLILNKRR
- a CDS encoding glutamine amidotransferase, encoding MNSPTFNAWKLVSLSPLPPWALVLLALGLVLGVALAAWGVRREPSRYRRVLLWVLRVGAGVAALFFLLEPGIRHLQVARMKNRVAVLVDRSASMSFPSEPGGPTRTAQVASFLEKAAPQLAALQDRFTVELYGFDPELAPVTAASLAKEPARAGTTDLLAAVRSAAGEGQGARKLSGMLLFSDGADNTELKSGVVGRARAALADLNVPVSTFTVGQESLKDLAVEGLKVDDFAFVRNSLTVEVEIHGRGFGGREIPVVLSQEGKTVASKTVRLESSDDVKPVAFTFTPDQTGRFVYTVTVPTFPDEAVADNNTRSFTLKVIRDRVRVLLVVGRPSWDERYLRGLLRQDANVDLVSFYILRTLSDDPGVVNERELSLIPFPMEEIFDTKLDTFDVVIFQNFGHADPSLSIAEYERNLERYIHNGGAFVMIGGDSVLGEGRAMMPTLMEALPVAAAGPANPEPFTARLTPEGMRHPITAIGTGAASTESAWAELPPIPGANLTTARPGATVLLDHPHLTANGRNAPLVAVWDYGRGRSLVMATDASWYWAFAAHRDGSPSRAYDRFWGNALRWLVRDPDLTTLKVTADPPSVEPGRPVGVVVQARMADYQPAQDAQVRVELFSVATQKPIAVQTGTAGADGVVRLEFAPPAPGPYKLLASAKKGETDLGAGEDAVAVRAVGPELSDASVRTELMEDIAKVTGGKAYKLPQGGLPDVPLLDPPVVEVGRAKDQPLWDRWYYLVALIALLGAEWFARRRFGYV